A genomic stretch from Mycobacterium paraterrae includes:
- a CDS encoding TIGR03085 family metal-binding protein, whose translation MTSAQRERRALVSTFREVGPRAPTLCEGWNTTDLAAHLVVRERRIDATAGIALPFLAGYTAKVQDKVARSTNWNALVELVASGPPIYSPFKLLDPIANLGEMFIHHEDVRRAVDGWEPRVLDASTAVQLRRQLGLMSRIMLSKLPAHAVLQTPEGDRIATVGRGETVTITGEPQELLLFVAGRDAVRVNFAGDAAAVAAIRDSPRGL comes from the coding sequence ATGACTTCAGCGCAGCGCGAACGACGTGCACTGGTGTCGACATTTCGCGAGGTGGGTCCGCGAGCGCCGACGCTGTGCGAAGGCTGGAACACCACCGACCTCGCCGCGCACCTGGTGGTGCGCGAACGACGAATCGACGCCACCGCAGGGATCGCCCTGCCATTTCTGGCCGGCTACACCGCAAAAGTCCAAGACAAGGTCGCACGATCCACCAACTGGAACGCACTGGTCGAGCTGGTGGCATCCGGTCCGCCGATCTACTCACCGTTCAAGCTGCTCGACCCGATCGCGAATCTCGGTGAGATGTTCATCCACCACGAGGACGTGCGCCGAGCCGTCGACGGCTGGGAGCCGCGCGTGCTCGATGCTTCGACCGCGGTGCAACTGCGGCGCCAGCTTGGGCTGATGAGCCGGATCATGCTGAGCAAGCTGCCCGCCCATGCCGTCCTGCAGACGCCCGAAGGCGACCGCATCGCGACAGTAGGTCGGGGTGAGACGGTCACGATCACCGGCGAACCGCAGGAGCTGCTGTTGTTCGTCGCTGGTCGTGACGCGGTGCGCGTGAACTTTGCCGGTGACGCCGCCGCAGTCGCTGCGATCCGCGACTCCCCGCGCGGGCTCTAG
- a CDS encoding glycosyltransferase family 4 protein: MKILMVSWEYPPVVIGGLGRHVYHLSTALAAAGHEVVVLSRRPTGTDPSTHPSSDEINENVRVLAAAQDPHEFTFGTDMMAWTLAMGHAMIRAGLSLKEQRSDEPWRPDVVHAHDWLVAHPAIALAEFYDAPLVSTVHATEAGRHSGWVSGPLSRQVHAVESWLVRESDSLITCSASMSDEINELFGPDLADTTVIRNGIEAARWPFARRKSRTGPAELLYVGRLEYEKGVHEAIAALPRIRRAHPGTTLTIAGEGTQHDWLVAQARKYKVLKSTRFVGRLDHDDLLAALHRADAAVLPSHYEPFGLAALEAAAAGTPLVTSNIGGLGEAVINGETGMSCPPRNVARLAEAVNAVLDDPAAAQRRAQAARRRLTAAFDWHTVAEETAQVYLAAKRAERQPLPRLPIVEHALPDR, encoded by the coding sequence ATGAAGATCCTCATGGTGTCGTGGGAGTACCCACCGGTGGTGATCGGTGGATTGGGTCGCCACGTCTACCACCTGTCGACCGCGCTTGCCGCTGCCGGCCACGAGGTCGTCGTGCTGTCGCGACGCCCGACCGGCACTGATCCGAGCACCCATCCGTCGTCGGATGAAATCAACGAGAACGTAAGGGTTCTCGCGGCCGCACAGGACCCGCACGAGTTCACGTTCGGCACCGACATGATGGCGTGGACCCTGGCGATGGGACACGCGATGATCCGCGCCGGCCTCTCGCTCAAAGAGCAGCGCAGCGACGAACCGTGGCGGCCTGACGTGGTCCACGCCCACGACTGGCTGGTCGCGCACCCGGCGATCGCACTTGCTGAATTCTACGACGCACCACTGGTTTCGACGGTCCATGCCACCGAGGCCGGTCGGCACTCCGGCTGGGTGTCCGGTCCCCTGAGCCGGCAGGTGCATGCGGTCGAATCGTGGCTGGTGCGCGAATCCGACTCGTTGATCACCTGCTCGGCATCGATGAGTGACGAGATAAACGAGTTGTTCGGACCGGACCTGGCCGATACCACGGTGATCCGCAACGGCATCGAAGCCGCACGCTGGCCGTTCGCGCGGCGCAAAAGCCGCACCGGCCCGGCGGAACTGCTCTACGTGGGCCGGCTCGAATACGAAAAGGGCGTGCACGAGGCGATCGCAGCGCTCCCCCGTATCCGGCGCGCCCACCCGGGTACCACGCTGACCATTGCCGGCGAAGGTACTCAACACGACTGGCTCGTCGCACAGGCACGTAAATACAAGGTGCTCAAGTCAACTCGCTTCGTTGGGCGGCTGGATCACGACGATCTGCTGGCCGCATTGCATCGTGCCGATGCCGCGGTGCTGCCCAGCCACTACGAACCATTCGGACTGGCGGCACTGGAAGCCGCCGCCGCCGGAACTCCGCTGGTCACTTCCAACATCGGCGGCCTGGGTGAGGCCGTCATCAACGGCGAGACCGGGATGTCCTGTCCGCCACGGAATGTGGCCCGACTGGCCGAAGCTGTCAACGCGGTGCTCGACGATCCGGCGGCTGCGCAGCGGCGGGCCCAGGCCGCGCGTCGGCGCCTGACGGCAGCGTTCGACTGGCACACGGTGGCCGAAGAGACCGCGCAGGTGTACCTGGCCGCCAAGCGTGCCGAGCGTCAACCGCTGCCGCGGCTGCCCATCGTCGAGCATGCGCTGCCGGATCGGTAG
- a CDS encoding phytoene/squalene synthase family protein — MIRTELSAAGIDDPELRAAYQRCRTLNAAHGRTFFLATRLLAPDQRPPIHALYGFARYADDILDDFDSTLDTPNRATRLQQLSDEFFSSEEHPGNPVLAAVRHTARRYAIRDELFDDFLTSMRMDLTITDYPDRDALNLYMKGSAEAIGLQVLPILGTVVSADEAAPRAAALGRAFQLTNFLRDIDEDLLRGRVYLPADELAAYHVDRELLTWCHTHRTTDQRVRDALAAQHDIARGVYRFAADGVAMLEPRSRPCVSTALTLYAEILDRIEDSGFAVFSQRATVGNARRLRVAGAGLIRSWRARRTHVASDAPRSGAV, encoded by the coding sequence GTGATCCGCACCGAGTTGAGCGCGGCCGGTATCGACGATCCGGAACTACGTGCGGCCTACCAACGTTGTCGGACGCTCAACGCCGCCCACGGCCGCACCTTTTTCCTTGCCACCCGGCTTCTCGCGCCCGACCAGCGGCCCCCGATCCACGCGCTCTACGGTTTTGCGCGCTACGCCGACGACATTCTCGACGACTTCGACTCGACCTTGGACACTCCGAACCGGGCAACCCGTCTGCAGCAGTTGTCCGACGAGTTCTTCTCCTCCGAAGAACATCCGGGCAACCCGGTGCTGGCCGCCGTCCGGCACACCGCGCGGCGCTACGCGATCCGCGACGAATTGTTCGACGATTTCTTGACATCCATGCGAATGGATTTGACGATCACCGACTATCCCGACCGCGACGCTCTCAACCTCTACATGAAGGGGTCCGCGGAAGCCATTGGCCTGCAAGTGCTTCCGATCTTGGGTACCGTCGTCTCCGCCGACGAGGCCGCTCCCCGCGCGGCGGCTCTGGGCCGGGCGTTCCAGCTGACGAACTTCCTGCGGGACATCGACGAGGATTTGCTACGTGGGCGCGTTTACCTGCCGGCTGACGAACTTGCCGCCTACCACGTTGACCGCGAATTGCTGACCTGGTGCCACACACACCGCACGACCGACCAGCGGGTGCGCGACGCACTGGCCGCTCAGCACGACATCGCCCGGGGCGTCTATCGCTTTGCTGCCGACGGCGTGGCCATGCTCGAGCCGCGCTCGCGTCCGTGCGTCTCGACCGCGTTGACGCTGTACGCCGAGATCCTTGACCGCATCGAGGACAGCGGCTTCGCCGTGTTCAGCCAACGCGCGACGGTCGGCAACGCGCGACGGCTGCGGGTCGCCGGAGCCGGCCTCATCCGGTCTTGGCGGGCGCGGCGCACACACGTCGCGTCCGATGCCCCCAGATCTGGTGCGGTGTAG
- a CDS encoding TIGR01777 family oxidoreductase, with protein MGIEYSSVVDAPIYEVFDWHARPGAFTRLTPPWSPMKLISEAESLENGRAELGLPGGLRWVADHQPDGYDPPRRFVDEIGSDGLASLPAKLAVRWRHTHDFEEVDGDRTRVIDHVDTPVPGAALKSMFRYRHQQLADDLAAHRRAADHGLAQLTVAITGASGLVGSQLAAFLSTGGHRVIRLVRHASSNADERQWNPGNPDPELLAGVDALIHLAGESIAGRFTEDHRAAIRDSRIEPTRRLAELLAGATDGPKVLVSASAIGFYGYDRGDQTLTETSERGDGFLADVVADWEDATTPAEQAGIRVVRVRTGIVQSPAGGTLRLLRPLFAAGLGGRLGDGQQWFSWIGIDDLVDVYHRALWDADLSGPVNAVATDPVRNVEYTRVLARVLHRPALLPVPPLGPKVLLGDQGARELALASQRVLPARLQQADHRFRRPGLEQTLRHLLGRG; from the coding sequence ATGGGAATCGAATATTCGAGCGTGGTCGACGCCCCGATCTATGAGGTCTTCGACTGGCACGCCCGGCCCGGTGCATTCACGCGGCTGACACCGCCGTGGTCGCCGATGAAATTGATCAGCGAAGCGGAGTCACTGGAGAATGGGCGGGCCGAACTCGGCCTGCCCGGTGGTCTGCGCTGGGTGGCCGACCACCAACCGGACGGCTACGACCCACCGCGTCGCTTCGTCGACGAGATCGGTTCCGACGGGCTGGCGTCGCTGCCCGCAAAGCTGGCGGTGCGCTGGCGGCACACCCATGACTTCGAGGAGGTCGACGGCGATCGCACGCGGGTGATCGACCACGTCGACACGCCGGTTCCCGGGGCCGCGCTGAAGTCGATGTTCCGCTACCGCCACCAGCAACTGGCCGACGACCTCGCCGCACACCGCAGGGCGGCAGACCACGGACTAGCCCAGCTCACGGTTGCCATTACTGGTGCATCCGGGCTCGTCGGGTCGCAGTTGGCCGCGTTCCTGTCCACCGGCGGCCATCGGGTAATTCGGCTGGTTCGGCACGCCTCGTCGAATGCCGATGAACGACAGTGGAATCCGGGTAATCCAGACCCCGAGCTGCTGGCCGGAGTGGACGCGCTCATTCATCTCGCCGGCGAATCGATCGCCGGCCGATTCACCGAGGATCACCGCGCCGCGATTCGAGACAGCCGAATCGAGCCGACGCGTCGACTCGCCGAATTGCTCGCCGGTGCCACCGACGGACCCAAAGTTCTGGTTAGTGCGTCGGCGATCGGCTTCTACGGCTACGACCGCGGCGACCAGACGCTGACCGAGACCAGCGAGCGCGGCGACGGATTTCTCGCCGACGTTGTCGCCGACTGGGAGGACGCGACCACCCCGGCCGAGCAGGCCGGCATCCGCGTGGTGCGGGTGCGCACGGGGATCGTGCAGTCCCCCGCCGGCGGGACGCTGCGGTTGCTGCGGCCGTTGTTCGCCGCGGGACTCGGCGGGCGGCTCGGAGACGGTCAGCAATGGTTCTCGTGGATCGGGATCGACGATCTCGTCGATGTGTATCACCGCGCACTGTGGGACGCCGACCTCTCCGGTCCGGTCAACGCGGTAGCCACCGACCCGGTACGCAATGTCGAATACACCCGGGTTTTGGCGCGTGTGCTGCACCGGCCGGCGTTGCTGCCGGTGCCGCCGCTCGGGCCCAAGGTGCTTCTCGGCGACCAGGGCGCCCGTGAGCTCGCGCTGGCCAGCCAGCGGGTGCTGCCCGCAAGGCTGCAGCAGGCCGACCATCGCTTCCGCCGTCCTGGCCTCGAGCAAACCCTCCGGCACCTGCTGGGGCGGGGCTAG
- a CDS encoding polyprenyl synthetase family protein — protein MRALSLAPPAAPAELDQQTWSDPAQFEVWRIGLRAKVLSHLGEFVAARCAAELAESGVDVAGDILLNFVAGGKCLRSTFMYLGWLAGSADSDEALFASAGLELLHAFALIQDDVMDAASSRRGRPAAHIQFSQWHRKRKLSGTAERFGESAAILLGDLCLIWAEQMMRESGLEYRSLRQAWPRYDAMRTELALGQFADLASDIRDLPSMDTVLEVARRKSGNYTVRRPLEIGAAMSGCSDRTITGLGRYGEAVGEAFQLRDDLLGVFGSAAVTGKPDGQDLVERKATSVVIAAHQLADPATRTQLTELMNIADLDEDAIKRWRSLIVTTGAVQWIEDTISDRVGSALKELDQLRINEPVRAALTNMASVCTERTE, from the coding sequence CTGCGTGCACTCTCCTTGGCACCGCCGGCGGCCCCCGCTGAGCTAGATCAGCAAACGTGGTCAGATCCCGCGCAATTCGAGGTATGGCGGATCGGCTTACGTGCGAAAGTGCTGTCGCACCTGGGTGAATTCGTGGCCGCTCGATGCGCCGCAGAACTCGCGGAGTCGGGCGTCGACGTGGCCGGCGATATCCTGCTGAACTTCGTGGCCGGCGGAAAGTGCCTGCGGTCGACCTTCATGTACCTCGGCTGGCTGGCGGGATCCGCAGACAGCGACGAAGCATTGTTCGCGTCGGCCGGACTGGAATTGCTGCATGCCTTTGCGCTGATACAGGACGACGTGATGGATGCCGCGTCGTCGCGTCGCGGCCGCCCTGCCGCTCACATTCAATTCAGCCAGTGGCACCGAAAGCGAAAGCTTTCTGGAACTGCGGAAAGGTTCGGTGAGTCAGCGGCGATCCTGCTGGGCGACCTTTGCCTGATCTGGGCCGAGCAGATGATGCGGGAAAGCGGCCTGGAGTACCGGAGTCTGCGGCAGGCCTGGCCGCGGTATGACGCGATGCGCACCGAACTCGCGCTGGGCCAATTCGCCGACCTGGCAAGCGATATCCGCGATCTGCCTTCGATGGACACAGTTCTGGAAGTGGCACGTCGCAAATCGGGCAATTACACGGTGCGCCGGCCATTGGAGATCGGCGCGGCGATGAGCGGCTGCAGCGACCGCACCATCACAGGTCTGGGCCGATACGGCGAAGCGGTCGGCGAGGCGTTTCAACTGCGAGACGACCTGCTCGGGGTCTTCGGGTCCGCGGCGGTAACGGGCAAACCCGACGGTCAGGACCTCGTCGAGCGTAAGGCCACTAGCGTCGTCATCGCTGCACATCAGTTGGCCGACCCGGCCACTCGCACGCAGCTGACCGAGCTGATGAACATCGCCGATCTCGACGAGGACGCCATCAAGCGTTGGCGGTCCCTGATCGTCACGACCGGTGCCGTGCAGTGGATCGAAGACACGATCAGCGACCGGGTGGGCTCGGCGCTCAAGGAGCTCGACCAGCTCCGAATCAATGAACCGGTGCGCGCCGCTTTGACGAACATGGCTTCCGTGTGCACGGAGCGAACTGAATAA
- a CDS encoding 1,4-alpha-glucan branching protein domain-containing protein, giving the protein MDSPSEPVPGLFTLVLHTHLPWLAHHGRWPVGEEWLYQSWAASYLPLLQVLRRLADEDRHRLITLGVTPVVMAQLDDPYCLDGMHHWLANWHLRAAEAASLRPGDTYDGSAASAPEALRAFGIREMAETERALEDFQTHWRHGASPLLRRLIDAGTVELLGGPLAHPFQPLLNPRLREFALREGLADARQRLSHKPTGIWAPECAYAPGMEHDYAAAEVGHFMVDGPSLHGDTALGRPVGDSSVVAFGRDLQVSYRVWSPKSGYPGHAAYRDFHTYDHRTGLKPARVTGRNVPSEKKAPYDPERADRAIDSHVADFVDVVRRRLIAESARIGRPAHVVAAFDTELFGHWWYEGPAWLERVLRALPEAGVRLGTLSDAIDNGLVGSAVELPPSSWGSGKDWQVWSGEKVADLVQLNAEVVDTALSAVDKALDHRASLDGPTPRDHVADQILRETLLTVSSDWPFMVSKDSAADYARYRAHLHAHATREIAGALASGRREVAQRLAEGWNRADGLFGALDARRLPR; this is encoded by the coding sequence ATCGACAGTCCGAGCGAGCCGGTACCGGGGTTGTTCACCCTGGTGTTGCACACCCACCTGCCCTGGTTGGCACATCACGGCCGATGGCCGGTCGGCGAAGAGTGGCTGTACCAGTCGTGGGCGGCGTCCTATCTTCCGCTGCTGCAGGTTTTGCGCCGATTGGCCGACGAAGACCGGCACCGGTTGATCACGCTGGGTGTCACCCCGGTCGTGATGGCTCAACTCGACGATCCGTATTGCCTTGACGGGATGCATCATTGGCTCGCCAACTGGCATCTGCGTGCAGCCGAGGCGGCCAGCCTGCGACCCGGCGACACCTACGACGGATCGGCCGCCTCAGCCCCAGAAGCGCTGCGCGCCTTCGGCATTCGTGAGATGGCCGAGACAGAACGCGCGCTCGAAGATTTCCAGACGCACTGGCGGCACGGCGCCAGTCCGTTGCTGCGCCGCCTGATCGACGCCGGGACCGTCGAGCTGCTGGGCGGTCCCCTGGCTCACCCGTTCCAGCCGTTGCTCAATCCGCGACTAAGGGAGTTCGCGCTGCGCGAGGGATTGGCCGATGCCCGACAGCGGTTGTCCCACAAGCCCACTGGCATCTGGGCGCCCGAATGCGCCTATGCCCCGGGCATGGAGCACGACTATGCCGCCGCCGAAGTGGGCCACTTCATGGTCGACGGCCCGTCGTTGCACGGCGATACCGCGCTCGGACGGCCGGTGGGCGACTCCAGCGTCGTCGCATTCGGCCGCGACTTGCAGGTGAGTTACCGCGTGTGGTCACCGAAGTCGGGTTACCCCGGTCACGCCGCCTACCGCGACTTTCACACCTACGACCATCGCACCGGCCTCAAGCCGGCCCGCGTCACCGGCCGCAACGTACCGTCGGAGAAAAAGGCGCCCTACGACCCTGAACGTGCCGATCGCGCAATCGACAGCCACGTCGCCGACTTCGTCGACGTGGTGCGGCGCCGACTGATCGCCGAGTCAGCTCGGATCGGCCGACCGGCCCACGTAGTCGCGGCCTTTGACACCGAGTTGTTCGGTCACTGGTGGTACGAGGGGCCGGCCTGGCTCGAGCGCGTGCTGCGGGCGCTCCCCGAAGCGGGCGTGCGGCTCGGCACTTTGAGCGACGCCATCGACAACGGCCTCGTCGGTAGCGCCGTCGAACTGCCGCCCAGCTCTTGGGGTTCGGGCAAGGATTGGCAAGTGTGGTCGGGCGAGAAGGTGGCCGACCTGGTTCAGCTCAACGCCGAGGTGGTCGACACCGCCTTATCAGCCGTCGACAAGGCGTTGGACCACAGAGCATCACTCGACGGGCCGACCCCCCGCGACCACGTCGCCGACCAAATTCTGCGCGAGACCCTGCTCACCGTGTCTAGCGACTGGCCGTTCATGGTGAGCAAGGATTCGGCGGCCGACTACGCCCGCTATCGCGCGCACCTGCACGCCCACGCCACCCGTGAAATCGCCGGCGCCCTGGCGTCGGGCCGCCGCGAGGTGGCACAGCGCCTGGCCGAGGGCTGGAATCGGGCCGACGGATTGTTCGGCGCGCTCGACGCCCGGAGATTGCCGCGATGA
- a CDS encoding class I SAM-dependent methyltransferase, with translation MSAFIPDVPHPLADTALPLTGERTIPGLDVENYWFRRHEVVYQQLARHCRGRDVLEAGCGEGYGADLIAGVAQQVTAVDYDASTVAHVRARYPRVRVIHGNLAELPLPDQSVDVVVNFQVIEHLWDQPQFVRECARVLRPSGLLMVSTPNRITFSPGRDTPINPFHTRELNAIELTELLHEAGFEVRGMYGVFHGARLREMDARHGGSIIDAQIERAVADAPWSEELLADVAAVAADDFDIVEAGTDAARPIDDSLDLVAIAVRT, from the coding sequence ATGAGCGCATTCATCCCTGACGTTCCGCATCCCCTCGCGGACACCGCGTTGCCGTTGACCGGTGAACGCACGATTCCGGGCCTCGACGTCGAGAATTACTGGTTCCGCCGCCATGAGGTGGTCTACCAACAGCTGGCGCGGCATTGCCGCGGCCGCGACGTGCTCGAGGCCGGTTGCGGCGAGGGCTACGGCGCCGACCTGATCGCCGGGGTCGCGCAGCAGGTGACCGCGGTCGACTACGACGCGTCGACGGTCGCGCACGTCCGCGCCCGCTACCCGCGCGTCCGGGTGATTCACGGCAACCTGGCCGAACTTCCCCTGCCTGACCAGTCGGTAGACGTCGTCGTGAACTTCCAGGTGATCGAGCATCTATGGGATCAGCCGCAGTTCGTCCGCGAGTGCGCCCGGGTGTTGCGTCCGTCCGGCCTGTTGATGGTGTCGACGCCCAACCGGATTACGTTTTCACCGGGCCGTGACACACCGATCAATCCGTTTCATACTCGCGAGCTCAATGCCATCGAGCTGACAGAACTGTTGCACGAGGCGGGCTTTGAGGTCCGCGGCATGTACGGCGTCTTCCATGGAGCTCGGCTTCGCGAGATGGACGCTCGACATGGCGGCTCGATCATCGACGCCCAGATCGAACGGGCCGTCGCCGACGCGCCGTGGTCGGAGGAACTGCTGGCCGATGTCGCTGCCGTCGCTGCCGACGACTTCGACATCGTCGAGGCCGGCACCGATGCGGCGCGACCCATCGACGACAGCCTCGACCTTGTTGCGATCGCGGTGCGCACGTGA
- the crtI gene encoding phytoene desaturase family protein — MRSVPGPNNHVVVVGAGLAGLTAALHLAGRGREVTVVERENWPGGRAGRADIRGYQLDTGPTVLTMPDIIDEAFAAVGENRSDRLQLMPVDPAYRAQFADGSSLDVHSDADAMAQAISAFAGAQEADGYRKLRDWLTRLYRTEFDGFIAENFDSPLSLLNPQLARLTALGGFRKWDTMVGRYISDPRLRRVFTFQSLYAGVAPRKALAVYAVIAYMDTISGVYFPRGGMRALPDALAAAAAHAGVRFVYGATVTGLQRNANRVSAVLTDTGERIACDAAVLTTELPTTYALLGRQPRRVGRLRPAPSAVVAHIGRRRTESASPPLAHHNIIFGEEWNQTFTDIIQDGRLMRDPSLLVTRPTASDPSLAPDGHELFYVLAPAPNLERGIIDWSRIGDSYTEQLIDTVDAQLIPGFRDGTDVLHVVNPEDWAAQGMIAGTPFALAHTFAQTGPFRPANTVRGIDNAVLAGSSTVPGVGVPTAMISGRLAADRVTGVADTSPHTVIAKAGRS; from the coding sequence ATGCGCAGTGTGCCTGGCCCTAACAATCACGTCGTCGTTGTCGGCGCCGGCTTGGCCGGACTGACCGCGGCCCTGCATCTGGCCGGCCGCGGTCGCGAGGTGACTGTTGTCGAGCGCGAGAACTGGCCCGGCGGGCGTGCCGGGCGCGCCGACATTCGCGGCTATCAGCTCGATACCGGACCGACCGTGCTCACCATGCCGGACATCATCGACGAAGCTTTTGCCGCAGTCGGCGAAAACCGTTCGGACCGCCTGCAATTGATGCCGGTAGATCCCGCATACCGCGCGCAGTTCGCCGACGGCAGCAGCCTCGACGTGCACAGCGACGCGGACGCCATGGCGCAGGCGATTAGCGCGTTCGCCGGCGCGCAAGAGGCAGACGGCTATCGAAAGTTGCGCGATTGGCTGACGCGGTTGTACCGCACCGAATTCGACGGGTTCATCGCGGAGAATTTCGATTCGCCACTATCGCTGTTGAATCCGCAGCTGGCTCGCCTGACGGCACTCGGCGGTTTCCGCAAATGGGACACGATGGTCGGCCGCTACATCTCCGATCCGCGGTTACGTCGGGTGTTCACGTTCCAGTCGCTGTACGCCGGAGTCGCGCCCCGTAAGGCGCTGGCCGTCTACGCGGTGATCGCGTATATGGACACCATCTCTGGCGTTTACTTCCCACGAGGCGGAATGCGGGCGCTTCCCGACGCGCTCGCCGCCGCCGCGGCCCACGCGGGAGTGCGGTTCGTGTACGGCGCGACCGTCACGGGCTTGCAGCGCAACGCAAACCGAGTCTCGGCCGTGCTGACCGACACCGGCGAGCGCATCGCGTGCGACGCGGCGGTGCTCACGACCGAACTACCCACCACCTACGCACTGCTGGGCCGCCAGCCGCGGCGCGTCGGTCGTTTGCGGCCGGCCCCCTCTGCCGTCGTCGCCCACATCGGTCGACGTCGAACGGAATCAGCGAGTCCGCCACTAGCCCATCACAACATCATCTTCGGTGAGGAGTGGAACCAGACCTTCACCGACATCATCCAGGACGGCCGGCTGATGCGGGACCCGTCCCTGCTTGTCACCCGACCGACAGCCAGCGATCCCAGCCTGGCCCCGGACGGCCACGAGTTGTTCTACGTGCTCGCCCCGGCGCCCAATCTGGAGCGCGGGATAATTGACTGGTCGCGCATCGGTGACAGCTACACCGAGCAGCTCATCGATACCGTTGACGCACAGCTGATTCCGGGTTTCCGCGACGGGACCGATGTCTTGCATGTCGTCAACCCCGAGGACTGGGCAGCCCAAGGCATGATTGCCGGCACGCCGTTCGCGCTCGCGCATACGTTCGCGCAGACCGGACCGTTCCGACCCGCGAACACGGTGCGCGGCATCGACAATGCGGTCCTGGCGGGGTCGTCGACCGTTCCCGGTGTCGGCGTGCCCACCGCGATGATCTCGGGCCGGTTGGCCGCTGACAGGGTCACCGGCGTCGCTGACACATCACCACACACCGTCATCGCGAAAGCCGGCCGCTCGTGA
- a CDS encoding class I SAM-dependent DNA methyltransferase, translating into MSISNFGLPRADVPAAFDAGASAYDRLVGASPGYHAHLRLSAQRLRLPNQGRGLRLLDAGCGTGASTAALLSVAPHADIVAIDASKGMLDEAKNKSWPPSVQFVHTPVEGLAENGVVGPFDGILAAYLIRNLADPDTQLLALRNLLAPGATLAVHDYSVRDSRLATAIWNAVCWGIIIPSGWWQTRDSTLYRHLWRSVLSFDGATRLRQRMRDAGFVAVHSETMPGWETNIAHTFLGDAP; encoded by the coding sequence GTGAGCATCAGTAATTTCGGCCTACCCCGCGCGGACGTGCCGGCCGCCTTCGATGCCGGCGCCTCCGCATACGACCGGCTGGTCGGGGCGAGCCCGGGATACCATGCGCACCTTCGCCTTTCGGCCCAGCGGCTTCGGCTGCCCAACCAGGGACGCGGATTGCGGCTACTCGACGCGGGATGTGGTACCGGTGCGTCGACGGCCGCGTTGCTGAGCGTCGCACCGCACGCCGACATCGTTGCCATCGACGCGTCCAAAGGCATGCTCGACGAGGCGAAAAACAAGTCGTGGCCACCGTCGGTGCAATTTGTGCACACGCCCGTCGAAGGTCTCGCCGAAAACGGTGTCGTCGGACCGTTCGACGGAATCCTGGCCGCATATTTGATCCGCAATTTGGCCGATCCCGACACGCAGTTGCTCGCCCTGCGCAATTTGCTGGCGCCCGGAGCCACCTTGGCGGTGCATGACTACTCGGTGCGCGACTCCCGGCTCGCCACCGCGATATGGAACGCGGTCTGCTGGGGCATCATCATTCCGTCCGGGTGGTGGCAAACCCGGGACTCGACGCTGTATCGGCACCTGTGGCGCAGCGTGTTGAGCTTCGATGGCGCAACACGGTTGCGGCAACGGATGCGCGACGCGGGTTTCGTGGCGGTACATAGTGAGACGATGCCGGGCTGGGAGACCAACATCGCGCACACCTTCCTCGGGGACGCGCCATGA
- a CDS encoding lycopene cyclase domain-containing protein, with amino-acid sequence MTGLGYTVPAVVSVLAVAVLEFTVLRTGLFRRGAYWLSMIIVIGFQILTDGWLTKLSAPIVIYDNRQTSGIRFPFDIPIEDFLFGFALVTAVLLLWERQREHQ; translated from the coding sequence ATGACGGGGCTCGGTTACACGGTCCCGGCTGTGGTGTCGGTGCTGGCCGTCGCAGTACTGGAGTTCACGGTGTTACGGACCGGGCTGTTTCGGCGCGGGGCCTATTGGCTGTCGATGATCATCGTGATCGGCTTCCAGATCCTCACCGACGGTTGGCTGACCAAGCTCAGCGCCCCGATCGTGATTTACGACAACCGGCAGACCAGCGGGATCCGGTTCCCATTCGACATTCCGATCGAAGACTTTCTGTTCGGCTTTGCCTTGGTCACCGCCGTCCTGCTGCTATGGGAGCGTCAACGTGAGCATCAGTAA
- a CDS encoding lycopene cyclase domain-containing protein produces MDRWQYLIVLGACLAITLPLETFRPGVYRQVRRAARAVLPVAAVFVIWDEIAIGLGIWTYNPAYVTGVNVPFHMPIEEVLFFLVIPLCALLTYNAVSGILRRVTRK; encoded by the coding sequence GTGGATCGCTGGCAGTATCTGATTGTGCTCGGTGCCTGCTTGGCCATCACCTTGCCGCTGGAGACCTTTCGCCCTGGCGTCTATCGCCAGGTTCGGCGTGCGGCTCGCGCCGTGCTGCCAGTGGCCGCGGTATTCGTGATCTGGGACGAAATCGCGATCGGCCTTGGCATCTGGACATACAACCCGGCATACGTGACCGGCGTGAACGTCCCGTTCCACATGCCGATCGAAGAGGTGTTGTTCTTTCTCGTGATTCCTCTGTGCGCGTTGCTCACCTACAACGCGGTCAGCGGGATTCTGCGACGGGTCACCCGCAAATGA